The genomic stretch TGAGATAGGCGAGTAACGCATTAGGAGGAACGTATGGGTGAATTTAACGTCAACAAAAAAGAAGATGGTGGGGCATTGGTGATGACCTTCGCCGGCCAAATAGACGAAGACGCCAATTTTTCGGGTGTCGATTTTGGCAGTGCTTCGTCCATTGTCCTCGATTTGGACAAGGTGGCTTCGATTAATTCTTGTGGCATCCGCGAGTGGATCAAATGGATTCGGACGGCGCCATCGGGAAGTGCCATTACCTACCGAAATTGTCCAAAGGTGATCGTTGACCAAATCAATATGGTCGCGGGCTTTCTGCCGGACAATGGTACTGTTGAAAGTTTTTATGTGCCCTACTATTGCGAAGAGTCTGGTAACGAAAAGATGATTCTCTTTAGAAAAGGCGTGGAATTTAAAGACGGTGGTGAAGTATTACCTCCGGGTGACGTCAAGTGTGACGAGTCTGGCGAAGAGATGGAAATGGATGTCATCGAAGCCAAGTATTTCAAGTTCCTCCAGAAGGGTTGATGGATTACAAGTTCTTCGATGCTCTCCTAGATGCGGTATTCATTGTCGATGAGCACCGCAAAATCGTTTACTGTAATGAGTCTGCAGCGACTTTCTGTGAGTCCTCCATTCGCCGGCTCACCAAAGGCGCAAAATTTGACAATGTATTGGATGTTGAGGATGCCTCGGTTTACAATTTCCCTCACCATACTGACGGAATAGGTGAGGCCACTCCCTACATAGAGACTCAGGTGACCCTGAAAGCCGGCAAATCGGGCCGGGTTCAAATTTCCGTCCAGCCCTATCCGAGCCCCAAGGATCAACCTCTTTGGGCCATCATCATTCGCGATGTTACATTGGAAGAAATGCTGGCCAGCAAGTACCGAGGGGAGCTGGAGCAAAAAGAGGAATTTATTTCTCAGCTTCAGGAAGCCAAAAAAGAGCTGGAAGCTTACTCCAAAAACTTGGAAGCCATGGTCGAAGAGAGAACGGCCGAGGTTAAGGCGGCCAACCAGATGCTCAATGCCATTATGAATAGCCTTGGCCAGGGCTTTTTGGTCTTCGATGAAAGCGGAACCTGTTCAGATGTATTTACCCGGGCCTGTATTGATATTCTGGAGACAGAACCTGGCGGCAAGTCGATTGAAGGTGTTCTTAAGCTTGAGGGGCCAGGCAAGGAACAATTTGAGATGTGGCGCAAGGCTGTGTTTTCAGAAACTCTGCCCTTTGATACCTTGATTGACCTGGCTCCGCGCCTGTTTAACCATAGCTCTGGTCGGCGCATCACTCTTGATTACTATCCCATTAAGAAAAACGGATCTGGGATTGATCAACTGGTACTAGTAGCGACTGATAAAACTAGTGAATACGAAACATCACAGGCCTTGGAAATTGAAAAAGAACATGCTCAGATGACTTTGAAAATATTCAAAGGCAGAGATCAGTTTGCCCAGTTTTTGAAGGCCACTCGAATAGCCATCAGCGCTCTTAAAAGACAGTTGGAGCGCTCAAGTCCGGAGAACTTTGACGCCGATGAGGCCTTTCGCCGTCTTCATACCATGGAGGGAGAGGCCGGGGCATTTTCTGCGGTGGAGCTGAGAAATGCGGCCCGAAGTTGCCAGGGTGATCTTGAGCCATTAAGAATGTTGGAGTCAGATGCGGATGCCCCGGCCCTGTTTGCCAAGTTTGTTAATAGTGTGGACGGCTTGTCGGGAGCACTTGATGAGTTCATGGGTCTTCATGGTGAAGTCCTAAAAGCTCTGTCTGTAGATGGAAAAACCAAGGTTGAGGTTGAGGAGCAGGAATTGCGCGATCTCCTTGCTCGGCTTCGTGAGCGGGGAGTGCCCCCGTCTGAGCTTGCACCCCTCCACGATAGGTACTTGAAAAAACCCATTCATCAAATCCTTGAGCACTACAATAACGTCATTCACCTGGTAGCAGAAAAACAGGGAAAGCATGTGGAGGCGATTGAATTTGACGGTGAAAATATCCGTCTCCAGTCTCAGTGCTATCAGAGCTTTTTTGCCTCTCTTGTACATGCCTTCAGAAATGCCGTTGATCACGGGATTGAAGAATCAGATGTGCGCTTGATGTGCAGTAAACCAGAGGCCGGCACAATCCGTGTAAGTACGAACTGGAAGGTCATTCACGGGGGTAAGTGGATAGAAATGATCATAGCGGACGATGGTGGTGGGATACCCGCAGATATTATTCGCGAGAAGTTGAAGAAATTCGTGGCCGAGGACAAGATATCCGAGATGAGTGATGAAGATGTTTTGCAGTATATCTTTCACCCCGGGTTAAGCAGTCGTGATGTGGTCGGTGAGTTTTCCGGACGGGGAGTGGGAATGGACGCGATCAAGACGGAAGTCTTGAATCTTGGCGGTGAGGTACACGTCGAAAGCTCACTGGGCGAGGGCACAAAGATCACAATACTAATTCCAGAAGTGGATGGTGAGCTGGACCTGGCCAAATCGGCCTGAGATTCTGTGGACGATCTGAGAGGGTGGCTGTTATTATGGATCAGATAGTGACGGCTGGGACTTAAAAATGTTCGGTAAAGAAACACACATTTTGGTGGTCGATGACTCGGTGAACATCCGTCGGGTAATTGTCGACAATCTGACCCGTCTGGGATTCAAAAAAGTGGCAACAGCGAGTGAAGCCAACGAGGCATTTGGCAAACTGTCGTTTTTTGTGGATAGCCCAACTCCGATTCAGTTGGTTCTGTCGGATCTCAATATGCCAGGACCAAGCGGTCTGGATTTTCTAAAGAAGGTTCGCGCCGACGAGAAGTTTAAGGACCTGCCGTTTATTCTTATAACGACAGAGAGCGAAAAAGGGGCTGTCATTGAGGCGGCGGTGAGTGGCGTCAGCGGATATGTGGTCAAACCGTTTAACATCGAGACACTCACCAAGCGGCTTCAGGACGCCTGGACCAAGCATCACGGCGGCGGAGAATAAGCCCCGCAGGTGACGCGGCGAGCATGGCTATTCCTTGGCCCAGTCGGACCACTTAAATCATCATAATTTTTCTCAAATTTCCGATAAGACACTTGGATGAAAAAGGGTGAAATTAATATTCTTGTTGTCGACGACGACGATAGTTCTCGCGCAGCGCTAGCTGAGGCCATTAAGCGTGCAGGATTTCGGGTTACCGAGGCTTCCAAAGTCGAGGAGGCTTTGAACGCCGTTCGCATTAAGCCGGTTCATGGCGCCATCCTCGATTGTATGTTGCCGCGGATGAATGGCATTCAACTGGCAACCGAGTTGCGCTCCAGTCGCTTTGGCAATGGCCCTCTGGTTTTTGTCTCAGGGATATTTAAGGATCGGGCCTTTGCTCAAGATGCGATTAAAAAGACTAAGGCTTTGGAGTACTTTACCAAACCAGTTCCATTAAACGCATTGGTTGAGATTTTTGAAGACAAACTGAAAGATCTTATCGACGCCCCTAAGGTTCCTCTTCACGCACTCTTGTCGAAACCCTATGCATCCAACCGTGAGCGTCTGAAGGCTCTCGAATCGATCGAGGAAATCACCGGCTTTGATTTGCCATTGGTCATCTCGATCATTATGGACTCGGAGAGCACAGGCTTCTTAAACGTGGTGACAAAAGAAGGCGATATCTCCGGGATCACATTTGTAAAGGGCGGCATCACCAAAGTGGACACTGCGGAAAGTGGCAGCATGGTGGGAGGGCTTCTTATCAAAAAGGGCTTTCTCACCCAAAAGGACTTTGAAGAGCTACCAGAAAAAAAGCGCAGGGGTGATGTGCTCAAGCACCTGATTAATGAGAGCTTGATCAGCCCCCATGCGGCTGACGTGGTCAAGGCTGAACAGGCGATTCACGGTCTTCGTGGGCTGTTTAAAAACGTGCCTCTGCAGATCAACTTTGTTCCCGAACGCATTAGGGACAAGTCGACGCCGGTTAACGCCACCCAGCTGACCCCGATGTTTAACGAAATCATACAACAAGAGATTTCGCTTCCCTGGTTTGAGAAGTTCTATCATGATTGGCTCGACCATCCCATGCGTATGGGCCCCGACTTTTCCGACGATCATCAAGTGCTTAAACTTGGGGTGGCGGATGATCTGCCCAATCTTGTGGAGAATCTTCACAAGGAACTTACAATTAACGAGGTCCTTGACGAGCAAGGCTATGACAAGGAGAAGTTTTTTAAAGCACTTCACTTAATCGCCTTACGCCGTTTGATTGTATTTGATGATGCGAAGCGGACCAAGAACCTTGAAGAGCAGTTGGCGCGTTTAAAGGTGATTTTAAAGGAAGTGGAGAAAAAGAACCCCTTTCAGATTTTTGAGTACTTCGGAACCGGCCCGAATCCCCACGTGAAGGACGTGGAGCGGATCTACAAAGAATTTGCCCGCGCCAACCATCCGGACATTTTACCTCCGAATGCCACTGAGGAAGTAAAGCAGACCGTTCACAAGGTGTACGCCATTGTTTCTGATGCCTATGATATTTTAACCAATGAAGGCAAGAGAGAGCGATTCGTCAGCGGTCAGCGCCAGCAGGAGGCGGAAAAGCAACTGCGCGCAGAAGGGATTGCCGAAGAGGCCCTTGTTCAGCTTCGGCGGGGTCGTGCCAGTGTGGCTCTTGAAAAACTGGAAGAAGCTTATAAACTTCATCCCTGCACGGCGAACGTGATTTCCCTGTGTTGGGCCAAGCTTAAGGCCCATACTGGGGATGTGCCCTATGAGGTTCAGAAAGAGGTCGGTCATCTATTGGAGCAGGTGACCCACGAGGATCGTCGTTCGCCCAATTATCTTTTTGTCAGCGGTTTGCTCAAAAAGGCTGGGGGAGACTATGAAGGTGCTCATGCTCAGCTTGATAAAGCTTTGGCTCTAGACCCGAATTTCCTCGATGCTCGGCGGGAGATCTCCTCACTCAAGCGGGCAAAGGCCACTAGTGCTGACAACACCTTTACCGGTGAGCTCACGTCAATCGTCGGTCGGTTGTTTAAGAAACAAGCCAAGAAATAAAGGCCCCCTTAATTTTTGATCTGCAAAATCCTTCATCAGTGAAATCGGTCACTCAGCCTCCCGCCATGCGCGACGGCAGAGGATTCGGATTTACGGAAATGGCTCGGTACCCAGACCTTCTTCTCCGATAAAGGAGGTCCCAGGTTTTGCAGATCAATAATTAAGGGGCTGAGTGCGATGGAATTGGAGAATCATTTTTCGCGAAGTTTGCGGATGTTTTGCTGGAGGATGGCTTCGAGGACCTTGAGTTCGTTGTCGGTGGGTAGATTGTGTAACAATATGCGCTTGAGGGTGATATAGGCACTAGAGCGTCGCTTTTCCAGATCAAATCCCATGGCCACCAGCCAGTCGCGAATAGATTGGTCAGGAAAGAAAAGCTTGCGCCCCTTTTCATTGTCGTCCACGCCAC from Pseudobdellovibrionaceae bacterium encodes the following:
- a CDS encoding response regulator, whose translation is MKKGEINILVVDDDDSSRAALAEAIKRAGFRVTEASKVEEALNAVRIKPVHGAILDCMLPRMNGIQLATELRSSRFGNGPLVFVSGIFKDRAFAQDAIKKTKALEYFTKPVPLNALVEIFEDKLKDLIDAPKVPLHALLSKPYASNRERLKALESIEEITGFDLPLVISIIMDSESTGFLNVVTKEGDISGITFVKGGITKVDTAESGSMVGGLLIKKGFLTQKDFEELPEKKRRGDVLKHLINESLISPHAADVVKAEQAIHGLRGLFKNVPLQINFVPERIRDKSTPVNATQLTPMFNEIIQQEISLPWFEKFYHDWLDHPMRMGPDFSDDHQVLKLGVADDLPNLVENLHKELTINEVLDEQGYDKEKFFKALHLIALRRLIVFDDAKRTKNLEEQLARLKVILKEVEKKNPFQIFEYFGTGPNPHVKDVERIYKEFARANHPDILPPNATEEVKQTVHKVYAIVSDAYDILTNEGKRERFVSGQRQQEAEKQLRAEGIAEEALVQLRRGRASVALEKLEEAYKLHPCTANVISLCWAKLKAHTGDVPYEVQKEVGHLLEQVTHEDRRSPNYLFVSGLLKKAGGDYEGAHAQLDKALALDPNFLDARREISSLKRAKATSADNTFTGELTSIVGRLFKKQAKK
- a CDS encoding response regulator, whose amino-acid sequence is MFGKETHILVVDDSVNIRRVIVDNLTRLGFKKVATASEANEAFGKLSFFVDSPTPIQLVLSDLNMPGPSGLDFLKKVRADEKFKDLPFILITTESEKGAVIEAAVSGVSGYVVKPFNIETLTKRLQDAWTKHHGGGE
- a CDS encoding PAS domain-containing protein; the encoded protein is MDYKFFDALLDAVFIVDEHRKIVYCNESAATFCESSIRRLTKGAKFDNVLDVEDASVYNFPHHTDGIGEATPYIETQVTLKAGKSGRVQISVQPYPSPKDQPLWAIIIRDVTLEEMLASKYRGELEQKEEFISQLQEAKKELEAYSKNLEAMVEERTAEVKAANQMLNAIMNSLGQGFLVFDESGTCSDVFTRACIDILETEPGGKSIEGVLKLEGPGKEQFEMWRKAVFSETLPFDTLIDLAPRLFNHSSGRRITLDYYPIKKNGSGIDQLVLVATDKTSEYETSQALEIEKEHAQMTLKIFKGRDQFAQFLKATRIAISALKRQLERSSPENFDADEAFRRLHTMEGEAGAFSAVELRNAARSCQGDLEPLRMLESDADAPALFAKFVNSVDGLSGALDEFMGLHGEVLKALSVDGKTKVEVEEQELRDLLARLRERGVPPSELAPLHDRYLKKPIHQILEHYNNVIHLVAEKQGKHVEAIEFDGENIRLQSQCYQSFFASLVHAFRNAVDHGIEESDVRLMCSKPEAGTIRVSTNWKVIHGGKWIEMIIADDGGGIPADIIREKLKKFVAEDKISEMSDEDVLQYIFHPGLSSRDVVGEFSGRGVGMDAIKTEVLNLGGEVHVESSLGEGTKITILIPEVDGELDLAKSA